Proteins found in one Tamandua tetradactyla isolate mTamTet1 chromosome 3, mTamTet1.pri, whole genome shotgun sequence genomic segment:
- the MAP2 gene encoding microtubule-associated protein 2 isoform X19, with translation MADDRKDEAKAPHWTSAQLTEASAHPHPPEIKDQGGAGEGLVRSANGFPYREDEESAFGDGPQGTYSNAKENGINGELTSADRETAEEVSARIVQVVTAEAVAVLKGEQEKEAQPKDQPAPLPLAVEDTANLPPSPPPSPASEQTVTVEEGLLTASKMEFHGQQELSPSPAEPLDKQEKESEKQSKPGEDLKHAALVSQPETTKTSPDKKYTQDKEETAPSSLFGHTLGAGLEDMKQKTEPSLAVPGIDFPAEPPKVQKDWFIEMPVEAKKNEWGLVAPMSPGPLTLMKEKDVLEDIPKWEGKQFDSPMPSPFQGVSFTLPLNVMKNEIVAEASPFAPALLQPDDKIFLEETRGPETAKDSYKVEEPLKDKPDKMTEAPASVAVTSPKEAHIPTVEECVTERVSEEEKGIIKQESVQKKETSILSEQEPTLIEKEFQLKLEEKVTIPEKETMPKESEPPKLADEETGIIQTPTEHIFSKEEQKGQESATEMLKQDSPPKSLEQPIMDLIMTSKTLEQVSTEPGILSEESTTRELFEEKVADKDTKIEKVEAVTSAESDMPFYEDKSGMSKYFETSALKEEVTKSIQPSSDYYELSDTRENVHESFDIISPMQKNDDKEFQAGKETQPSAPAQEAGYSTLAQSYPSDLPEEPSSPQERMFTIDPKVYGEKRDLHSKNKDDLTLSRSLGLGGRSAIEQRSMSINLPMSCLDSIALGFNFGRGHDLSPLASDILTNTSGSLDEGDDYLPATTPALEKVPCFPIERKEEEEQIEGEKTTGEENIQVETVSESPFLAKDYYKNGTVMAPDLPEMLDLAGTRSRLTSVSADAEAGKKKSVPSKTVVEESSTGLPPITDENHVIVKTDSQLEDLGYCVFNKYTVPLPSPVQDSENLSGESGSFYEGTDDKVRRDLATDLSLIEVKLAAAGRVPKDEFSAEKETSPHISGDNLGLGREFDQERKANDKLDTVLEKSEEHADSKEQDKETEEADDKVEISGIGVTSEKASAKELTVSKDESPLMVEKAEKGLSSVPEVAEVELSNKVETELDFGATKADQDQLDIKISDFGQMAAGLSIGTGKETELTLEATQQDLTILSKTPVEADVFLSVESGPMKEGSKFSETEVKEKVAKPDLVHQEAVDKEESYESSGEHESLTMESLKPDEGKKETSPESSLIQDELAIKLSVEIPCTSAVSEADLATDERADVQMEFIQLPKGEIKETPDVSVMPSDVTEPLPERIVTEPVEVQSEEEEVEAQGEYDTLLFRSDTLQITDLGVPGVREEFVETCPGEHKGVIESVVTIEDDFITVVQTTTDEGESGSHSVRFAALEQPEMERRPSPRDEEDLEVEEAAEAQAEPKDDSPEAPASPEREEVALSEYKAETYDDYKDETTIDDSIMDADSLWVDTQDDDRSIMTEQLETIPKEEKAEKEARRSSLEKHRKEKPFKTGRGRISTPERKIAKKEPSTVSRDEVRRKKAVYKKAELAKKTEVQAHSPSRKFILKPAIKYTRPTHLSCVKRKTTAAGGESIQAPSVFKQAKDKVSGEVHGPGIKPRSPTWQARILLLNYPYILPYVF, from the exons AGGAAGTGTctgcaaggatagttcaagtAGTCACAGCTGAGGCTGTAGCTGTCCTGAAAGGCGAGCAAGAGAAGGAAGCGCAGCCTAAGGATCAGCCTGCACCTCTGCCTTTAG CAGTTGAAGACACAGCTAATCTGCCTCCTTCTCCACCCCCATCACCAGCTTCAGAACAGACAGTCACAGTAGAGGAAG GTTTACTTACAGCCTCGAAGATGGAGTTCCATGGCCAACAGGAGTTGAGTCCTTCTCCAGCTGAACCATTAGACAAACAGGAAAAGGAGTCAGAGAAACAAAGTAAGCCTGGTGAAGACCTTAAACATGCTGCCTTAGTTTCCCAGCCTGAGACAACTAAAACTTCGCCTGATAAAAAGTACACAcaagacaaagaagaaacagcaccatCCTCTCTGTTTGGACACACTCTTGGTGCTGGCCTAGAAGACATGAAACAGAAGACAGAACCAAGCCTAGCAGTACCTGGCATTGACTTTCCTGCAGAGCCTCCAAAAGTACAAAAGGACTGGTTCATTGAAATGCCAgtggaagcaaaaaaaaatgagtgggGTTTGGTTGCTCCAATGTCTCCTGGCCCCCTGACactcatgaaagaaaaagatgtaCTTGAGGATATTCCAAAATGGGAAGGGAAACAGTTTGATTCTCCCATGCCAAGTCCCTTTCAAGGTGTAAGCTTCACTCTTCCTTTAAATGTCATGAAGAATGAAATAGTTGCAGAAGCATCACCCTTTGCCCCTGCCCTCTTACAGCCAGATGAcaaaatatttctggaagaaaCCAGAGGCCCAGAGACTGCCAAAGATAGTTATAAAGTTGAAGAACCCCTTAAAGATAAACCAGACAAAATGACAGAAGCACCAGCATCAGTGGCAGTTACCTCACCCAAAGAGGCTCACATTCCAACTGTGGAAGAATGTGTCACAGAGAgagtttcagaagaagaaaaggggatCATAAAACAAGAGAGTGTGCAGAAAAAAGAAACTTCCATCCTCAGTGAACAGGAGCCTACACTTATTGAAAAAGAATTTCAGCTAAAGCTTGAAGAAAAAGTTACCATCCCTGAAAAGGAAACCATGCCCAAAGAGAGTGAACCCCCAAAATtggcagatgaagaaacaggcatAATTCAAACACCCACAGAGCACATTTTCTCTAAAGAAGAACAGAAAGGTCAGGAATCTGCCACAGAAATGTTGAAACAGGACTCACCCCCTAAGAGTTTGGAGCAACCAATTATGGATTTAATCATGACCTCTAAGACATTGGAGCAAGTCTCCACTGAACCAGGTATACTTAGTGAAGAGAGTACAACCCGAGAACTTTTTGAAGAGAAAGTTGCTGACAAAGATACTAAGATTGAAAAAGTTGAGGCTGTAACATCAGCCGAGTCTGACATGCCATTTTATGAAGACAAGTCAGGAATGTCGAAGTACTTTGAAACATCTGCCTTGAAAGAAGAAGTGACAAAAAGCATTCAGCCAAGCAGTGATTACTATGAACTGAGTGACACAAGAGAAAATGTCCATGAGTCTTTTGATATCATATCTCCCATGCAGAAAAATGATGACAAGGAATTTCAAGCTGGAAAAGAAACCCAGCCCAGTGCTCCAGCACAAGAAGCAGGATATAGTACACTTGCACAGAGCTATCCATCTGATTTACCTGAAGAGCCCAGTTCTCCTCAAGAAAGAATGTTTACTATTGATCCAAAAGTATATGGGGAGAAAAGGGATCTCCACAGTAAGAATAAGGATGATTTGACACTAAGCAGGAGTTTAGGACTTGGTGGTAGATCTGCAATAGAACAAAGAAGCATGTCAATCAATTTGCCCATGTCTTGCCTGGATTCCATAGCCCTTGGATTTAACTTTGGTCGGGGGCATGAtctttctcctctggcttctgATATTCTAACCAACACTAGTGGAAGTCTGGATGAAGGGGATGATTACCTTCCTGCTACAACACCTGCATTGGAAAAAGTCCCTTGCTTCCCaatagaaaggaaagaggaagaagaacagatagagggaGAAAAAACTACAGGAGAGGAAAATATTCAAGTCGAGACTGTGTCTGAGTCACCTTTCCTAGCCAAAGATTATTACAAAAATGGTACTGTCATGGCCCCTGACCTGCCTGAAATGCTAGATCTGGCAGGCACAAGGTCAAGATTAACTTCTGTGAGTGCAGATGCTGAGGCTGGCAAGAAGAAATCAGTCCCATCCAAGACTGTGGTTGAAGAGAGTAGTACTGGTTTGCCACCTATAACTGATGAAAACCATGTCATTGTAAAAACGGACAGTCAACTTGAAGACCTGGGTTACTGTGTGTTCAATAAATACACAGTTCCACTCCCATCACCTGTTCAGGACAGTGAGAATTTATCAGGGGAGAGTGGTTCCTTTTATGAAGGCACTGATGATAAAGTTCGAAGAGATTTGGCCACAGACCTCTCCTTGATTGAAGTAAAACTGGCAGCTGCAGGAAGAGTCCCTAAAGATGAGTTCAGTGCTGAGAAAGAAACATCTCCACATATCTCTGGTGATAATTTGGGACTGGGTAGGGAATTTGATCAAGAAAGGAAAGCTAATGATAAACTAGATACCGTATTAGAAAAAAGTGAGGAACATGCTGATTCAAAAGAGCaggataaggaaacagaagaggcTGATGATAAAGTTGAAATATCTGGAATAGGAGTTACCTCTGAAAAAGCATCAGCCAAGGAATTGACTGTATCAAAAGATGAATCACCTCTCATGGttgagaaagcagagaaaggtCTTAGTTCAGTGCCAGAAGTAGCTGAGGTAGAACTATCCAACAAAGTTGAAACGGAGCTAGATTTTGGTGCAACGAAAGCTGACCAGGATCAATTAGATATTAAAATCAGTGACTTTGGACAGATGGCAGCAGGGCTAAGCATAGGTACTGGGAAGGAAACAGAGCTTACACTCGAGGCTACACAACAGGACCTTACCATCTTATCCAAAACTCCTGTGGAGGCAGATGTATTTTTGAGTGTTGAGTCTGGCCCTATGAAAGAAGGCTCCAAATTTAGTGAGACGGAAGTCAAGGAGAAGGTGGCCAAGCCTGACTTGGTTCACCAGGAAGCTGTAGACAAAGAGGAGTCCTATGAGTCTAGTGGTGAACATGAAAGCCTCACCATGGAGTCCTTGAAACCCGATGAGGGCAAGAAGGAAACATCTCCAGAATCATCTCTAATTCAAGATGAGCTTGCCATCAAATTATCAGTGGAAATACCTTGCACGAGTGCTGTTTCAGAGGCTGATTTAGCCACAGATGAGAGAGCTGATGtccaaatggaatttattcagCTGCCCAAAGGAGAAATCAAAGAGACCCCAGATGTATCTGTCATGCCCTCTGACGTTACAGAGCCATTGCCTGAAAGGATTGTGACTGAACCTGTCGAGGTGCAGAGTGAAGAAGAAGAGGTAGAAGCCCAGGGAGAATATGACACGCTGCTCTTCCGCTCAGACACCCTTCAGATTACCGACTTGGGCGTCCCAGGTGTCAGAGAGGAATTTGTGGAGACCTGCCCAGGGGAACACAAAGGAGTAATTGAATCAGTTGTCACCATTGAAGATGATTTCATCACCGTAGTGCAAACCACAACCGATGAAGGGGAGTCTGGTTCCCACAGCGTGCGTTTTGCAGCCCTGGAGCAGCCTGAGATGGAAAGGCGACCATCTCCCCGTGACGAAGAAGACCTCGAGGTAGAAGAGGCTGCTGAAGCCCAGGCAGAACCCAAGGATGACTCACCAGAGGCTCCAGCTTCCCCTGAGAGAGAAGAGGTTGCACTCTCAGAATATAAGGCAGAAACCTATGACGATTACAAAGATGAGACCACCATTGACGACTCCATCATGGATGCTGACAGCCTCTGGGTGGACACTCAAG ATGATGATAGGAGCATCATGACAGAACAGTTAGAAACTATTCCTAAAGAGGAGAAAGCTGAAAAGGAAGCTCGGAGATCATCTCTTGAGAAACATAGAAAAGAAAAGCCTTTTAAAACCGGGAGAGGCAGAATTTCCACTCCTGAAAGAAAAATAGCTAAAAAGGAACCTAGCACAGTCTCCAGAGATgaagtgagaaggaaaaaag CAGTTTATAAGAAAGCTGAACTTGCTAAAAAAACAGAAGTTCAGGCCCACTCTCCTTCcaggaaattcattttaaaacctGCTATCAAATATACTAGACCAACTCATCTCTCCTGTGTTAAGCGGAAAACGACAG CAGCAGGTGGTGAATCAATTCAGGCTCCCAGTGTATTTAAACAGGCAAAGGACAAAGTCTCT ggggaagtgcatggaccaggaatcaaacccagatctcccacatggcaggcgagaattctactactgaactacccttacatccTCCCATATGTTTTCTAA